In Subdoligranulum variabile, the genomic stretch CAAAAAGGCCTTTGTCCCACAGGGCATGTGTAAAATACCCTTTGGGACAAAAGCCTGATAGCTTCTGCGGTGCCACCCAAATTGGCGAATTGCTTCGCCCGCTCATCCGATGTGCCAACACACACCGTTCCCGCTAACGGGGGAAATCCGTCGGCCGCTACTGGGGCACTGACCCGTTCGCTCCGCCCTCGGCAGTCCATTCGGCAAAGCGGTCACCGCCGCGCTCCCACCTGTCCGCGGCTCTCTGGAGGATCCCGGTTCTCTGCGTACTCTTCTGCGTCCTCGGTTTGCTGATTCAACAGTTTAACTCGTTGAATTGTCTGGGAGTGTACCAGAATCTGCAGCGCTTGTCAAGTGGTCCGTTGAAAATTTGCTTTTTTTACTAAAGAAAAGGACGTACTTTTGGAAGAAATTCCAAAATCAGCGGCAGCCGCCCACCCCGCAGGCCGGGCGCTGTTCGGCGATCTCCTCCGGCTGCACCGGCGGCTGGCCGATCCAGCCCAGCGCTTCGTCCACATCGAAGGTCTTGCGGCCGTCCTCGTTCACAAACAGCGGAATGCCGATGCCGCCGCGCTCCCGCACCGGGGCAAACACCGGGTCGTGGTCCCGCAGGGCCAGGAATTCCTTGAGGTTGGCGGTGTTCTCGGTAATGTCAACGAAGTCCGCCGCAAAACCCCGGCGGGCCTGCAGCGCCTGGTAGTTGCGGCAGTCGATGCAGATATGGGTTCCGTATACTTTCACAAAAAGCCCTCCCTTGGTTGGATTGCCCCCAGTATACGGCGGACCGGCCGGTTTGGCAAGGGGGTCAGGTCTTGGCCGGGTTTACATGGATCATCACATGCTTGACTTCGGGATATTCCTTTTCCACGTCGGTGTGGACCTGTTCGGCCACCTCGTGGGCTTCCCGCAGCGTTTTGTCGCCGTCGACTTCAATCTCCAGGTCGATGTAGACCTTGTTGCCGAACATCCGGGTATGGAGCAGGTCCACGGCCTCCACGCCGGGACGGCCGGAGATGAAGGCGCGGAGTTTGTTTTCATACTCCTCCCCGCAGGAGGTGTCCAGCAGTTTGTTGATGGCGTCCTTCAGGATGTCGTAGGACACTTTCAGGATGAACAGGCAGATGACCACGCTGGCCACCGAGTCCAGCACCGGGAATCCCAGCATGGCACCGGCGATGCCGATGAGGGAACCGATGGAGGAGAAGGCGTCGGAGCGGTGATGCCAGGCGTCGGCGAGGAAGGCCGAGGAATGGATGAGCAGGGCATAGTGGCGGGTGTACCAGTACATGGCCTCCTTGCCCACGATGGAGATGATGGCGGCAGCCAGGGCGATGGGCCCGGGCACGGCGAGGGTCTGGTAGTTGCCGGAGAAGATGGTCTCCAGTCCGGCCTTGCCGATACCCAGACCGGTGAGCAGCAGCACCACGCCCAGCAGCAGGGAGGCTACGCATTCCAGCCGCTCGTGGCCGTAGGGATGTTCCTCATCCGACGCCTTTTTGGAGATCTTGACGCCGATCCAGGCGATGAGGGTGGTGAGCACATCGGAGAAGGAGTGGACGGCGTCCGAGATCATGGCGCTGGAGTGGCCGGTGACGCCGGCGAACAGCTTGAATCCCGAGAGCACCGCGTTGCCGATGACGCTGACCAGGGACAGTTTGCGGATGACCACCGCTTCATCCAGCGGTGCCGTTTTGTTTTGGGTTGCCATACAAGAAAACCTCCTGTTGTGACCGGGAAAATCCCGGCGGTGTGATTACTCTTGTGTGCACCTTTTCGAGAACGGTTGTTCCCAGGAACCCCGAAAAAGAATAGAAAAAGGCACCTGTGGAACATACAACTGTCCCACAGATGCCGTTACCTTCATCTGCTGCCGCACGGGCGGCCCGGCCCCACGCCCTGCAAAGGGCGTCGCCTGCTCAGTTTGTACTGGAGATCTCGCACCCCGATCGGGGGATGTAATGCAGTGCAAAGAGTTTTCATATTATACCCCATTTTATGGGAGCCGTCAAGCAGATGTGCCGCTTTTTTGCGTATTGCCGAAAAAAAGGCGAAAAACGGCGGCGTTCCCCTTGCGGGCGGGGAGACCGGCTGGTATACTGAAACCAGGATGAAAAACGGCGGAAAGTGTTCCGCTCCGCCGCCACGGCCTTCAAAACCGAAAGGAGGAAAAAACTATGCTCTGTCCCCAGTGCGGAAAATCCGTCGAAGACGGCACGATGACCTGCCCGTATTGCGGTGCATCCCTGCAGCCCAACGCCCAACCGGAGGCCTCGGCGCCGATCTATACGCGGCCGCCGGTGGCTGACCCACCCCCGGCGTACCAGCCGGCGTACCAGTCGTCGGAAATGCCGGTGATCCAGCTGATGCGCCGGATGGCCCGCTCGCCGGTTTTTCTGGTGCCGGCCATTGCGTACACCTGTATGGTCCTTTTCCAGATAGCGGCTACCTTCTTCGGCGTCGCCCAGGTCTCTCTGGACCCGGTGGTCACCCAGACGGTGGAAACCAACGCGTTCCTTCAGAACATCTACACCACCTCGGTGACCTTCAGTGCCCTGCCGCTGAGCTATATCTTCTCCATCCTGGCGGCGGTGGGCATCTGGATGACCTTTGCCTCGGCGGCAAACCAGTCCGGTGCGCCCATCAAGACCGCCGGTCTGACCCTTCTCCGGGTCCTTCAGATCATTTCGCTGGTGGTGGTATGCCTGCTGGTGCTGCTGCTGTTCGGTGCCGTCGCCATCCTGATCAGCACGCTGGGGTCGTATGATAATACCGGTGCTGCCAGCGCGCTGATCGTGGTGGTTCTTCTGATCGCGGCCGTCATAGTAGCGCTGGCGATCCTCTATTCGGTGAAAACCATCACCACCATCGAATGCTTCCGCAGATCCATCCGGACGGGTACGCCTCAGGGCAAAATCTCTGTCTATGTGGCTGTTATGAGCATCCTGGGCGGTCTGCTCTCTCTTCTGGCGGTTCTCTCGGGCAACCTCTTCAATGCCCTGGCCGGTGTGGCCGGTGCGGTATCGGGCATCGGATTCGGTGTCTTCCTGTTCCGCTACCGGGAAGAGTTCCTGAAAATTCCCTCCCCGGCGGATGCCTGGCATACGCGGTAAAATACTGTTAATACAAAACTCCCTGTTCTGCCTTTTGGCAAAACAGGGAGTCTTTTTGTTGTAACAGTTACAGAATGTCGATGTGTTCGCCGTTCAGGGCTTTGTTCATGCTGCGCACGGCGCAGAACTTGCCACACATGGAGCAGGTGTCGTCATGCTCGGGGGAGCGGTCTGCCCGGATGGCCTTGGCGGTCTCGGGGTCCAGGGCGCAGGCCCACTGAGCTTCCCAGTCCAGGGCGCGGCGGGCATCGCCCATCTTGTCGTCGATCTCCCGGGCGCCGCGCACCCCCTTGGCGATGTCGGCGGCATGGGCGGCGATCTTGCTGGCGATGATGCCCTGCTTCACGTCCTCCAGGTTGGGCAGGGCCAGATGCTCGGCGGGGGTCACATAGCACAGGAAGGCCGCGCCGTTCATGGCGGCAATGGCGCCGCCGATGGCTGCCGTGATGTGGTCGTAGCCGGGGGCAATGTCGGTGACCAGGGGGCCCAGCACATAGAAGGGGGCGCCCATGCAGATGGACTGCTGCACCTTCATGTTGGCGGCGATCTGGTCCATGGGCACGTGGCCGGGGCCTTCCACCATGACCTGGACATCCTTCTCCCAGGCGCGCTTGGTCAGCTCGCCCAGCCGCACCAGCTCCTCGATCTGGCAGACGTCGGTGGCGTCGGCCAGACAGCCGGGACGGCAGGCGTCGCCCAGAGAGATGGTGACGTCGTATTCCCGGCAGATGTCGAGAATCTCGTCATAATACTGATAGAACGGATTTTCCTCCCCGGTCATGCACATCCAGGCGAAGACCAGCGAACCGCCCCGGGAGACGATGTTCATCTTGCGCTTGTGCTTGCGGATCTGGTCGATGGTCTTGCGGGTGATGCCGCAGTGCAGCGTCACGAAGTCCACGCCGTCCTGGGCGTGGAGCCGCACCACGTCGATGAAGTCCTTGGCGGTCAGGGTGTCCAGATCCCGCTGGTAGTGGATGACGCTGTCATACACCGGCACGGTGCCGATCATGGCGGGACACTCGTGGGTCAGCTTCTGGCGGAAGGGCTGGGTGTTGCCGTGGCTGGACAGGTCCATGATGGCCTCGCCGCCCATCTTGACGGCGGCCATCACCTTCTGCATCTCCACGTCGTAGTCCTTGCAGTCCCGCGACACGCCCAGGTTCACGTTGATCTTGGTGCGCAGCATGGAACCCACGCCCTCGGGGTCCAGGCAGGTGTGGTTCTTGTTGGCGGGGATGACCACCTTGCCGCTGGCCACCAGGGGCAGCAGCTCCTCCACCGTCATACGCTCTTTTTTGGCAACGATCTCCAGCTGCGGGGTCACGATGCCCTTGCGCGCCGCCTCCATCTGGGTGGCATAATTCCGTTCACTCATCTTTGTTTTGCTCCTTTGTATGTATTCAGTCCGCTTGTTCGGCGTAACGTCCCTGTAAGGTCCAGGCGTGGTCCATGGGACCGCTGCCCTTGCCCAGATCCAGCCCGGCGGCCAGCGCCCCGGACAGATAGTCCTTCGCCCGCTGTACGGCGTCAGGCAGGGCAAAACCCTTGGCCAGATTGGCCGCGATGGCGCTGGACAGCGTGCAGCCGGTGCCGTGGGTGTTGGTGGTGGCGATGCGCTTGCCGGTGAACCACCGGGCGCCGCTGCCGTCCAGCAGCAGGTCGTTGGCGTCGTTGACACAGTGCCCGCCCTTGAGCAGCACGGCGCAGCCGTACCGGTCCCGGATGGTCCGGGCGGCCGCCTCCATCTCCGCGGGGCTTTCGATGGTGCAGCCCGCCAGCAGTTCCGCCTCGGGAATGTTGGGGGTGGCCACCTCGGCCAGAGGCAGCAGGGTTCTGGTCAGCGTCTCCACGGCCTCGGGGCGGATGAGCCGCGCACCGCTGGTGGCCACCATCACGGGGTCCACCACGATGTGTTTGGCTTGGTAAAACCGCAGCCGCTCCCCGATGACCTCGATGAGGGCGGGGGAGGAGACCATCCCGATCTTGACGGCGTCGGGGCGGATGTCGGTGAACACCGCGTCCAGCTGCTGGGCCAGGAATTCGGGGCTGACTTCGGAAATGGCGGTCACGCCGGTGGTGTTTTGGGCGGTCAAAGCGGTGATGGCGGTCATGCCGTAGACGCCGTTCATCGTCATCGTTTTGAGATCGGCCTGAATACCGGCGCCTGCGCTGGAATCGCTTCCGGCGATGGATAATGCAGTTCTCATACAGATACCTCGCATTTCTTTTGTAACGCGGCAGAGAGTGGTGCCCCCGGTCTGCCGCGGGGATTCAGTGGGATTGGGTCATGGCGTCCGAGAGGGCGCGCAGTTCCCGGCTGGCGGCGGTGATGTCCTCGGCGGCAAAGATGGCCGAGACCACTGCCACCCCGGCTACGCCGGTGCCGGCCAGCCGGGGCAGGTTCTCCCGGGTGATGCCGCCGATGGCCACCACAGGGATGGGCACAGCGTCACAGATGGCGCGCAGCGTTTCGTGGGAGAGAGCGGTCACGTTGTTTTTTGTTGTGCTGCCGAACACCGCCCCGGCGCCCAGATAGTCAGCCCCGCCTTCGTACGCCCGGCGGGCTTCCTCGGGGGTGTGGGCCGATACGCCCACGATCATCTTGTCGCCCACCCGGCGGCGCACTTCTTCCACCGGCAGGTCGTCCTGTCCCACATGGACGCCGTCGGCGCCGCAGGCCAGCGCTACCTCCAGGTCGTCGTTGATGATCAGCGGCACGCCGTAGCGCTGGCACAGGCAGCCGATGCTGCGGCCCAGATGGATAAAACTCTCCCGGTGCAGCTGCTTTTCCCGCAGCTGCACACAGGTCACGCCGCCCTGTAAAGCGGCCTCCACCTGGGCGCGCAGCGTCTGGCCGTGCAGCCAGCTGCGGTCGGTGACGGCGTAGAGCCGCAGCCGGTCTTTATCGAAGTTCATAACGGGCTCCTTTCTCCAGTTGGTCGGGGGTCAGACGGCACACGGCGTCCATCAGGTAGGTGCGGAAGCTGCCGCTGCCGTCCTCCGGCCCCAGCCGGGCGTGGGCGATCTCACCGCACAGTCCCATGGCACATACCGCCGCGGCGGCAGCTTCCAGCGGCCGGTCGGGGTTGGCCGCCGCAAAAGCCCCCGTCAGGCAGGAAAGCTGACAGCCCGTGCCGGTGACCAGCCCCATCATGGGGTGACCGTTGCGAATGCAGTAGACGGTCTGCCCGTCGCTGACCAGATCCACGGAGCCGCTCATGGCCACCACGGCTCCTGTGCGGCGGGCAAATTCCCGGACCAGGGCGCAGCAGGCGTCCAGATTGTCGGCGGTCACCCGGTCGGTGCTGTCCACGCCGGGAGCGCCCTCCTGACCCCGGGCCAGGGTCTCGATCTCGGAGAGATTGCCCCGGATGACGGTGAACCGCACCTCCCGCAGCAGGCGCAGGGCGGTGTCCCGGCGAAAACGGGAGGCCCCCACTCCCACCGGGTCCAGCACCACAGGGATGCCCCGGGCATTGGCGGTGCGGCCACAGGCGGGCAGCGCGGGCAGGGTGGCTCGGTGCAGGGTGCCCAGGTTCAGCACCAGCCCGGCGGCCCGGGCCGTGATCTCGGGGGCTTCCTCCGGCTCATCGGCCATGATGGGGGAGGCCCCGCAGGCCAGCAGCAGGTTGGCGCAGTCGTTGGCGGTGACGTAGTTGGTGATGGCGTGGACCAGCGGATGGCGGTCCCGCAGATTCTGGAGGAGCGGTGCAAACATAGATGATTCCTTTTCAGTGGGAGAGGGTTTTCTGCATCCGGTTCAGGGCGCCGGTGCCCCGCAGGGCGTAGACCAGCACGCCGGACAGGATGGACCCGGCGGCGGTGGAGACCAGGAAGGGCACAATGTAGGCGTAGAAGGCGATGTCTCCGGCGGCCTGGCCCATGAAGAGGATGGCCACAGGATAGGCGCACAGCCCGCCCAG encodes the following:
- a CDS encoding cation diffusion facilitator family transporter, coding for MATQNKTAPLDEAVVIRKLSLVSVIGNAVLSGFKLFAGVTGHSSAMISDAVHSFSDVLTTLIAWIGVKISKKASDEEHPYGHERLECVASLLLGVVLLLTGLGIGKAGLETIFSGNYQTLAVPGPIALAAAIISIVGKEAMYWYTRHYALLIHSSAFLADAWHHRSDAFSSIGSLIGIAGAMLGFPVLDSVASVVICLFILKVSYDILKDAINKLLDTSCGEEYENKLRAFISGRPGVEAVDLLHTRMFGNKVYIDLEIEVDGDKTLREAHEVAEQVHTDVEKEYPEVKHVMIHVNPAKT
- a CDS encoding zinc ribbon domain-containing protein, which produces MLCPQCGKSVEDGTMTCPYCGASLQPNAQPEASAPIYTRPPVADPPPAYQPAYQSSEMPVIQLMRRMARSPVFLVPAIAYTCMVLFQIAATFFGVAQVSLDPVVTQTVETNAFLQNIYTTSVTFSALPLSYIFSILAAVGIWMTFASAANQSGAPIKTAGLTLLRVLQIISLVVVCLLVLLLFGAVAILISTLGSYDNTGAASALIVVVLLIAAVIVALAILYSVKTITTIECFRRSIRTGTPQGKISVYVAVMSILGGLLSLLAVLSGNLFNALAGVAGAVSGIGFGVFLFRYREEFLKIPSPADAWHTR
- the thiC gene encoding phosphomethylpyrimidine synthase ThiC, which encodes MSERNYATQMEAARKGIVTPQLEIVAKKERMTVEELLPLVASGKVVIPANKNHTCLDPEGVGSMLRTKINVNLGVSRDCKDYDVEMQKVMAAVKMGGEAIMDLSSHGNTQPFRQKLTHECPAMIGTVPVYDSVIHYQRDLDTLTAKDFIDVVRLHAQDGVDFVTLHCGITRKTIDQIRKHKRKMNIVSRGGSLVFAWMCMTGEENPFYQYYDEILDICREYDVTISLGDACRPGCLADATDVCQIEELVRLGELTKRAWEKDVQVMVEGPGHVPMDQIAANMKVQQSICMGAPFYVLGPLVTDIAPGYDHITAAIGGAIAAMNGAAFLCYVTPAEHLALPNLEDVKQGIIASKIAAHAADIAKGVRGAREIDDKMGDARRALDWEAQWACALDPETAKAIRADRSPEHDDTCSMCGKFCAVRSMNKALNGEHIDIL
- the thiD gene encoding bifunctional hydroxymethylpyrimidine kinase/phosphomethylpyrimidine kinase yields the protein MRTALSIAGSDSSAGAGIQADLKTMTMNGVYGMTAITALTAQNTTGVTAISEVSPEFLAQQLDAVFTDIRPDAVKIGMVSSPALIEVIGERLRFYQAKHIVVDPVMVATSGARLIRPEAVETLTRTLLPLAEVATPNIPEAELLAGCTIESPAEMEAAARTIRDRYGCAVLLKGGHCVNDANDLLLDGSGARWFTGKRIATTNTHGTGCTLSSAIAANLAKGFALPDAVQRAKDYLSGALAAGLDLGKGSGPMDHAWTLQGRYAEQAD
- the thiE gene encoding thiamine phosphate synthase, encoding MNFDKDRLRLYAVTDRSWLHGQTLRAQVEAALQGGVTCVQLREKQLHRESFIHLGRSIGCLCQRYGVPLIINDDLEVALACGADGVHVGQDDLPVEEVRRRVGDKMIVGVSAHTPEEARRAYEGGADYLGAGAVFGSTTKNNVTALSHETLRAICDAVPIPVVAIGGITRENLPRLAGTGVAGVAVVSAIFAAEDITAASRELRALSDAMTQSH
- the thiM gene encoding hydroxyethylthiazole kinase, whose amino-acid sequence is MFAPLLQNLRDRHPLVHAITNYVTANDCANLLLACGASPIMADEPEEAPEITARAAGLVLNLGTLHRATLPALPACGRTANARGIPVVLDPVGVGASRFRRDTALRLLREVRFTVIRGNLSEIETLARGQEGAPGVDSTDRVTADNLDACCALVREFARRTGAVVAMSGSVDLVSDGQTVYCIRNGHPMMGLVTGTGCQLSCLTGAFAAANPDRPLEAAAAAVCAMGLCGEIAHARLGPEDGSGSFRTYLMDAVCRLTPDQLEKGARYELR